The region AGATCTCATCGAACCGTTATCGGCCGTATCGGGTAAAAAATTCGATCTCGACGAATTGAAGCAGGTAGTGGCGCTTTCCCGAGCCTGCTCGGACAGTTGGAAAAAGGTCCTGGACACTGCCACCGCAGTTCCTTCTCCAATAACTTTTTTTGACGGTACAATCCACATGGGGCCGGCCGTGGTGCTTAGAGGAACCAAGCAGGCGGTGGATTACTATAATCTCCTCCTGGCGGAGTTGAATGAGCGGATCAAAAACAAGGAAGGCGCCCTGGAAAATGAACGCTTTCGCCTTTATTGGGACGGGATGCCGGTCTGGGGGCGGCTGAGCGACCATGCCGCCCTTTTTGCCAGCCTGAACGCCAACGTGCTGGCTTCAACATATTGCAATAGCTGGATATTTACTGATTTCGATGCGGCAGATCCCTTTACGAGCATGGCCCGGGCTTACACCAAACTCTTTATCGTAAGATCCGACGATCCCAAGGAGCAATATATCAAAGACATGCTGAAGTTCTTCAAGATCGACGGCATCATCTACCACGACGCAAAAACCTGCCCGAACAACTCCAATTGCCGTTACGGCATGCCCAAAAGGCTGGAAAAAGAAACAAACATCCCAAGCCTGACCCTAAATGGTGATCTGAATGATCTGCGGTGCGTCTCCGATGAGCAGAACAAGACGAATATAGAGGCTTTCATCGAACAACTGGAGGAAAGAAAACAGGGTATTTGAGCGTGAAAAAGATATATGTACTTGAAATGATAAACCATACCAAATAACATTAAGAATAAGGGGGCGTGGATGATAAAAGAATCATTGATAGTTGAATTTCAAAGGATTGCCGGTAAAGAGAATGTCCTCACGACGCCTGAGGCGTTGAAGGCATATTCCTATGACGGGACCACAAACTGGATACATGAGCCCGATGTAGTGGTATTCCCCACCACCACGCAAGCAGTTTCCGAGATTATGAAGATTGCCAATGCTGAAAAAATCCCCGTAACTCCCAGGGGTGGGGGCACAAACGTGAGCGGTGGGTCTGTTCCCTGGCACGGCGGAATTGTTCTCTGCACGACGAAGATGAACAAGATATTGAAAGTGGACAAAGAGAACCTTACCGCCACCGTGGAGCCCGGGGTTGTCCTTCAGGAACTGACGCTCAGACTCGCTAAGGATGGTCTTTTCTTCCCACCTGACCCCCAGAGTTTCCTGGGTGCAACCCTCGGCGGCATTATTGCCGAGAATGCCGGTGGTCCCGCGTGCGTCAAATACGGCGTAACAAAGCAGTATATCCTGGGCATTGAAGTGGTATTGCCTAACGGTGAAATTGTCAATCTCGGCGGCCGGACCTTGAAAAACGTCGTGGGTTATGACCTGCTTCATATCTTTATCAGTTCCGAAGGCACCCTTGGGGTGGTAACAAGGGCAGAATTAAAACTTAACCCCATTCCTCCTGCAAAAAGGACCATCATGGCGGTATATGCAGATGTGGCAGTAGCCGGCCAGAGTGTCTTTAGGGTTCTCGAAAATGGCGTAATACCCGGCAAGATAGAACTTCTCGACAACTGGGTAATCAACAGGATTGAAGAGATGATGCCGATGGGGCTTCCCAGGGACGCAGACGCGGTGCTCCTTTTCGAAGTTGACGGCATTGAAGAAGCCGTTGCCAAGGAAACCGAAAAGATTATCGATATTGTAAAGAAATATGGCGCCGTGGATGTAAGGGCTGCTAAGGATCAGGCCGAGGCCGACAAGTTTTGGATGGGAAGAAAGGCCGGTTTTGCGGCGATTTTCGGCAAAGCAAAAACGGTTTTCGCAGAAGACGTGACCGTGCCGAGGGGAAACATACCCGCCCTTATCAATAAATGCAAGGAGTTGGCAAAGAAGCACAATGTTGAGATTGTGGTGCTTGGTCATGCCGGCGATGGAAACCTCCATCCGGCAATCCTCACAGACATCAACAATAAGGAACATTATGCCAGGGCAGTAAGCGCGATGGACGGGATCATCGAGAGCGCTGTCGAACTCGGCGGCGTGCTCTCGGGGGAACATGGCATAGGCCTTGAAAAGCAGAAATTCTTCATGAGGGTCACGAACCCTGTCGTTGTAAAAATGATGAAGGATGTGAAGGCGCTTTTTGACCCCAACAATATCATGAACCCGGGCAAGATCTGGGATTAGCGTATAAGGAGGTTCGGATTGAAAGACCTGAAAGAGCTTCAAAAAATAGGACAATACGCTGATCAGTGTATGAAATGTGGTTTTTGCAGTTTCTTCTGCCCTGTATATCAGGAAGAGCGGATGGAGATGGGTGTTGCCCGAGGGAAAAATTACCTCGTGAAACAGGTTCTCGCAGGCAAGCAGGAATTTACCGAAGAACTGGGCAACATCATCGGCAAATGTCTGCTCTGCAAGCGGTGCGTTGCCATGTGCCCGGCGAAAACCCAGATTGACCGGGTAGTTGTGGGGGCAAGGGCCCAGATGGTCAGAGAAAAGGGATTGGGTTTTGCAAAGAACTTTGTTTTCCGGAAGATAATGTCCAACAGGAAGGCCTTTGGAAATTATCTGAGATTGGCAAAGTCATTCCAATGGCTGCTTCCGAAGACAGAGGGCAGTATCCGGCACTTGCCCGATTTTTTGAAGGCGCTCGGTCAGGGAAGGAATATCCCGGCCATAGCCGACAAGTTTTTGCGCGATCTGGTTAAACCGGTCTATAAGCCACAGAACGGTCAGACCGCAAAAATGAAGGTGGGCTTCTTCATGGGGTGCGCCATGGATTTTGTCTATCCGG is a window of Syntrophobacterales bacterium DNA encoding:
- a CDS encoding FAD-binding protein, whose amino-acid sequence is MIKESLIVEFQRIAGKENVLTTPEALKAYSYDGTTNWIHEPDVVVFPTTTQAVSEIMKIANAEKIPVTPRGGGTNVSGGSVPWHGGIVLCTTKMNKILKVDKENLTATVEPGVVLQELTLRLAKDGLFFPPDPQSFLGATLGGIIAENAGGPACVKYGVTKQYILGIEVVLPNGEIVNLGGRTLKNVVGYDLLHIFISSEGTLGVVTRAELKLNPIPPAKRTIMAVYADVAVAGQSVFRVLENGVIPGKIELLDNWVINRIEEMMPMGLPRDADAVLLFEVDGIEEAVAKETEKIIDIVKKYGAVDVRAAKDQAEADKFWMGRKAGFAAIFGKAKTVFAEDVTVPRGNIPALINKCKELAKKHNVEIVVLGHAGDGNLHPAILTDINNKEHYARAVSAMDGIIESAVELGGVLSGEHGIGLEKQKFFMRVTNPVVVKMMKDVKALFDPNNIMNPGKIWD
- a CDS encoding 2-hydroxyacyl-CoA dehydratase family protein — protein: DWFMWYAQMFKVPMIGINTHLGIRDVTDAHVASIVKQMEDLIEPLSAVSGKKFDLDELKQVVALSRACSDSWKKVLDTATAVPSPITFFDGTIHMGPAVVLRGTKQAVDYYNLLLAELNERIKNKEGALENERFRLYWDGMPVWGRLSDHAALFASLNANVLASTYCNSWIFTDFDAADPFTSMARAYTKLFIVRSDDPKEQYIKDMLKFFKIDGIIYHDAKTCPNNSNCRYGMPKRLEKETNIPSLTLNGDLNDLRCVSDEQNKTNIEAFIEQLEERKQGI